TTTTTATAATTACCATAGACTAACTCATCTCTATTTACCATCAAGATACCTTTGTCTATATAATTGTATATTGTTTTCCAATGTAGCTTAATTTCAAATCTTTCATCTTCCTGTATTTGATTAGCAATTACTTCTGGAGACCATTTATCTTGTTTTATTTTTCTTTCTATAAATCTTGCTAACTCATGTTCCTTAGCTATTTTTATCTTAGTTCCTTTAGCTGTAGCATTTTTATCATAGACTTTTTGCGCTATTTCAGCATCATATTCTATTCTTGTCGTATAATCAGAATTTAATAATTTTAATTCACCTTTCTTAAGCTCTC
This DNA window, taken from Orenia marismortui DSM 5156, encodes the following:
- a CDS encoding helix-turn-helix domain-containing protein; its protein translation is MCQNNYNRKSKKGKHLTLEDRKIIEHLYNIQGKKDKEIAKELGKHRTTISRELKKGELKLLNSDYTTRIEYDAEIAQKVYDKNATAKGTKIKIAKEHELARFIERKIKQDKWSPEVIANQIQEDERFEIKLHWKTIYNYIDKGILMVNRDELVYGNYK